Genomic window (Streptosporangium brasiliense):
GCCGACCTCGTCAAGGGCAGCTGATCGGTCACGCGTCTCCCCTGGTCCCCTTAGCCCCCTGGTCCCCTTGGCCCCCGGGCCGCCGGGCCGCCGGGCCGGAGCCTCGGACGGGGGCGGCGCGTGACGCACCGGTCCGGCCCGGCGGTCGTGGTGGCAGGATGCGGATCATGCTGCATCACATCGAACTCTGGGTGCCGGACCTCGGCCGGGCCGTGAGGTCATGGGGATGGCTGCTCGGGGAGCTGGGATACCAGCCCTTCCAGGAATGGGGCGCCGGCCGGAGCTGGAAGCTGGACGGCGTATATGTCGTCGTCGAACAGTCCCCCGCGTCGACCGCCCCCTCCCATGATCGATGCCGACCGGGTCTGAATCATTTGGCCTTCGGCGTAATCGGATCCGAGAGAGTAGATGCGCTGGTCGCGGCGGCACCCGGGCATGGATGGACGCTGATGTTCACCGATCGGCATCCCCATGCGGGCGGAACCGACCATTACGCGGGTTATCTTGAGAACGAGGACGGCTTCGAGGTCGAACTCGTCGCGATCGGCGATCATTCGAGCGCGGATCGTACAGCATGATGATAAAGATCACCCGGTTGGCGCAGATTTGCCACGTCGGCTTGTCGGCGCACACCGGATCATGGCCCGATCCCTTGCTAGGCTGCAGGGAACCGTTGGAACCGGGCGTTGTCTCACCCCGGCAGGTGAGACCGTCAAGAAGTGGGGTCACACCGTGAAGAAGCTGATCGTTCTGGCGCTCGTCGCCCTGGGGGGACTGCTGGTCTGGCGCAAGGTGCAGGCTGACCGCGCCGAGCTGGACCTGTGGACCGAGGCCACCGGCAGCGAGAACTGAACAACGCTGCTACCGATTTAGGTGCTTTCATGGTCCTTGCCCAAGATGGGGAAGTAACTCCCATCAGGCTCGCCTGCCTGGATCTGGCGGGCACCACGATCGGTGATACCGCCATGGTCGAACGGGCGTTCGCCGAGGCGATCGCCACGCAGGGCATCGTGCCCGGGACCGGTGCGTACGCACGTGCCATGGTGCATGTGCACCGGTCTCGGGGCTGCCCGACGATCGAGGTCTTCCGGGGCATCTTCCCCGACAACGAGGCCCAGGCCCAGGCGGCCAACCTGACCTTCGAGCGCTCCTACGAGGGCGCCATCGGGCGCGCGGGCCTGGCCCCCCTGCCCGGCACCGTCGAGGCGCTGGAGAAGCTCCGCGCCGCCGGTGTCAAGGTCTGCCTCATCACCGGTTTCAGCCGGGGCATTCTCAGCCGCGTGCTGAGCACCCTGAGCTGGTCGGACAAGATCGACCTCGCGCTCTGCCCGGAAGACGCCGGGCGCGGCCGCCCCATGCCCGACATGGTCCTCGCCGCGGTCCTGCGCCTCGGCATCGAGGACGTCCGCCAGGTCGCGGTGGCCGGTGACTCCGAGAGCGACATGCTCTGCGGCCGGCGCTCCGGCGCTTCGGTGGTCGCCGGTGTCCTGACCGGGGTGCACAGCAAGGAACGCCTCCTCAAGGGCGGCGCCACGCACATCCTGGACTCCATCGCCGACTTCCCCGCCCTGGTGTTCGGCGGCGAGCGGGTGGGGGTCCCCGTGGGTGCAGCCGCCCTCTGACGGGCTCCTCCGCACCCACCGCCTTTTGAGCAGTTGCCTGCGGGCACCGCCCTGCGGCCCCTCCGCGCCCGCTGGCGGGCCGGCGACACTGTGGTCCCGCCGGCCCGGCCGTACCGGCAGCGTAGGCCGTATCGACCGCAGAGCCCGTATCGACCACGGAGGCCGTACCGGCCGCGGAGGTTGCGCACGGCTAGCGCTCGCAGACCACCCCGTCCCCGTCGCGGTCCTGGTACCAGCCGTATTCGGGGTCCACTCCACGCCGGTAGGGCCCGTAACCCGCGGCGTTCGCCTCACCGCACGTCCGGAAACGCGGATCGGTGCCGCCGCTCCCCGTGTCGCTCGGCCGCGGTGTGGGGCGCGGCTCCGGTGTGGTCGTCGGCTTCGGCGGACTCGGAGTGCGGGTGGGGGTCGGCGCCGGCGCCGGGGTGGCCGTCCCGCCGCACTTGCCCGACCAGACCCGGAGCCGCTGCCCGGCGGCTCGCTTCTCCTCCTTCTTGAGGGATTCGGTGAATCGGTCGTTCGGCGTCATGGACTTCCATTTCGCATAGCCGTACCGGAGGAGATCGTGATTGATGGAAATCCCTTCGGAATTCCAGACGTAGAGAAGGCTCAGGCCATTTCTGTCCTGCGGTTTCCTGTCGGCCAGCGTGTACGCCGTGGAGCCCGCCGGCAGCAGCTTGGCCGTCCGGGCGGCCGCCTCCTTCGCCCAGCACTCCTTCCCGCCGGGCGCGTTCACCTCCAGCACCCGCACCTTCACCGTCCTGCGGCCGAAAAGGAGGAGCAGGGTGTCGCCGTCGACGACCTTCTTGACCTTGGCCCGTACGGTCCCCTCCGGCAGAGCCGGCCCGGCGCCGGCCGGGACGGCGAAGCCCGCGGTGGCGAATGTGACCATGGCGGCCAGCGTGATGGCCGTGCTGCCTCTTCTCATATGGAACTCCTGATTCCTGAGAGGACCGGACCGTCAAGCTAGCAGAATTTGGACCGTTTTAAACGGGAAGTTCATAGACATAAAAGAAGTGCACTAAATTGCAATAACGGGTGGCGGATAACGCGGAATGCGGCCCCGCTCACGAGACCTCCGGCCCGCCACGGCCCGGACCCGGGGGCCGAGTGGCGCACAAGCCGGTCATGTTGCTACGGTGTACGACTGAAGCAAGCCGTAAGCGGAGCATGTGCGCAGGCCAACGGCTTGAATCTCGGGGCCTTAGCTCAGTTGGCAGAGCGCCTGCTTTGCAAGCAGGATGTCAGGAGTTCGAATCTCCTAGGCTCCACCAGCCAGAACACCTCTCTACGGAGCTTGGTGTGCGGCACTCGGGCCATTAACGGGCCATTAGCTCACGGGAACCGGCACGGCCGTCCCGCCGTCGTTCTTCCTCTGCTCGGTCTCTACGCGTGCGCTCAGCGCGTCGGCGATCTTCTGGTCGGCGTCCCGCGTCGCGTGCTGGTAGATCAGCGCGGCCCGGTCGCTGTCGGGCCCCACCCGCGCCTTGAGGTTGCCCGGCCTCGCCCTCGGTTGCGCGGCTAGGTGTACGCCACAGCCCATCGTTCTGTTTTCGCCTGCGCGAGTGACTGGATTCCTGAGCCAGCCCATCGGGAGTCTGTAGGCTCTATGAGCAGGGAGAGGAGATTTCAGCATGACCGCACAGCCGCAGGAGTTCGTGCCCCCCAGCTCACCGATGCCTGAGAAGAACTTGAGGGCCATCCGCGCCGCCCTGGTCGTGCCGCAGGACCGCGAAGCGTTCGACGCGGGGCTCAAGGCAGTGCTCGATGAGGTTCGAGTGAGCTTGGATCTCGGTGCACTGAACGGCTTCGTCCATCGCTGGTGGATCTCCGCGTGTGACTCGGTACGGGATCCAGAAGGACGCCGTCGAATGCATGCCAAAGCCGAGCAGGTTCTTACCGGTGAACCGGTCTCCTCCGGAAGACCGTGGCGTGAGGTGCTCGGTGCCCGCGGGGTCGACCTGTAGGTGTACGAGATCACCCTTGATCCTCTCGCCGAAGAGCAGATCGCCGCGATCCCCGCGGAAGCGCTACATCCGCTCGCCGAGCTGCTCACCCTGCTGGAGATTGCGCCGTGGAGCGGGCAGCCGTACAACCCGGCTAATCCCAAGGCCAACATGCTTACTCATGCGTTCGGCGAGCGGGGGCTCGCGACGTATGTAGTCCTGGATGAGCAACGT
Coding sequences:
- a CDS encoding VOC family protein; this translates as MLHHIELWVPDLGRAVRSWGWLLGELGYQPFQEWGAGRSWKLDGVYVVVEQSPASTAPSHDRCRPGLNHLAFGVIGSERVDALVAAAPGHGWTLMFTDRHPHAGGTDHYAGYLENEDGFEVELVAIGDHSSADRTA
- a CDS encoding HAD-IA family hydrolase yields the protein MVLAQDGEVTPIRLACLDLAGTTIGDTAMVERAFAEAIATQGIVPGTGAYARAMVHVHRSRGCPTIEVFRGIFPDNEAQAQAANLTFERSYEGAIGRAGLAPLPGTVEALEKLRAAGVKVCLITGFSRGILSRVLSTLSWSDKIDLALCPEDAGRGRPMPDMVLAAVLRLGIEDVRQVAVAGDSESDMLCGRRSGASVVAGVLTGVHSKERLLKGGATHILDSIADFPALVFGGERVGVPVGAAAL
- a CDS encoding DUF6247 family protein, with protein sequence MTAQPQEFVPPSSPMPEKNLRAIRAALVVPQDREAFDAGLKAVLDEVRVSLDLGALNGFVHRWWISACDSVRDPEGRRRMHAKAEQVLTGEPVSSGRPWREVLGARGVDL
- a CDS encoding thermonuclease family protein is translated as MRRGSTAITLAAMVTFATAGFAVPAGAGPALPEGTVRAKVKKVVDGDTLLLLFGRRTVKVRVLEVNAPGGKECWAKEAAARTAKLLPAGSTAYTLADRKPQDRNGLSLLYVWNSEGISINHDLLRYGYAKWKSMTPNDRFTESLKKEEKRAAGQRLRVWSGKCGGTATPAPAPTPTRTPSPPKPTTTPEPRPTPRPSDTGSGGTDPRFRTCGEANAAGYGPYRRGVDPEYGWYQDRDGDGVVCER
- a CDS encoding DLW-39 family protein; its protein translation is MKKLIVLALVALGGLLVWRKVQADRAELDLWTEATGSEN